In the genome of Pseudomonas putida, one region contains:
- a CDS encoding RidA family protein, with the protein MSDLNTPISLGSHLSVQPFRQRRLGHQVFVGGVLPVDVTGRLMGAGDIEAQTHAVFRNLKAALHAAGLEMADLVRLNTYYVFEGDEAQATVYWEKMTRVRLQYFPDPGPAATAVRVRGMACSGALIQLEAEALAVPATQRQRIMPAKSWDWSIPVPLSQGWKAGRQVWVGGQVSADMSGKAVALGDLAGQTHNVLEHIRHVLLDAGSSFADLTQLKVCYLHDGDQAAAQARLEQILEDVRTACGEPLPPVTAFGVNLLYEGLLLEIDATAQVGVAHDDGGDGGTQVRRCGPSIQVAGQSAGQAGIEQAADEALSRVADQLRKVGSSPQAMGHLHVLVAGDEADRQPDRVLSLFTEALGRLCGESVPPFTVVRVNGLPDGASIQVDAVAVELGNPDASRQP; encoded by the coding sequence ATGTCCGACCTCAATACCCCGATTTCCCTTGGCTCGCACCTGTCGGTGCAGCCGTTTCGCCAGCGCCGCCTGGGCCACCAGGTGTTCGTCGGTGGCGTCCTGCCGGTGGACGTCACCGGCAGACTTATGGGCGCAGGCGACATCGAAGCCCAGACCCACGCGGTGTTTCGCAATCTCAAGGCCGCCCTGCACGCCGCTGGCCTGGAAATGGCCGACCTGGTGCGCCTGAATACCTACTACGTCTTTGAGGGCGACGAGGCCCAGGCCACGGTCTACTGGGAGAAGATGACCCGCGTGCGCCTGCAGTACTTCCCGGATCCAGGCCCGGCAGCCACGGCCGTGCGTGTGCGTGGCATGGCCTGCTCTGGCGCGCTGATCCAGCTCGAAGCCGAGGCGCTGGCCGTGCCGGCCACGCAACGCCAGCGGATCATGCCGGCCAAGAGCTGGGACTGGAGCATTCCGGTGCCGTTGTCCCAGGGCTGGAAGGCGGGTCGCCAGGTGTGGGTCGGTGGCCAGGTTTCGGCGGACATGAGCGGTAAGGCGGTGGCCCTGGGGGACTTGGCGGGGCAAACCCACAACGTGCTTGAGCACATCCGCCATGTGCTGCTCGATGCCGGCTCAAGCTTTGCCGACCTGACCCAGCTCAAGGTCTGCTACCTGCACGACGGCGACCAGGCCGCCGCCCAGGCAAGGCTCGAGCAGATCCTGGAGGATGTGCGCACGGCCTGTGGTGAACCGCTGCCGCCCGTCACTGCCTTTGGCGTCAACCTGCTCTATGAAGGCCTGTTGCTGGAAATCGACGCCACCGCCCAGGTGGGCGTAGCCCATGACGACGGCGGTGACGGCGGCACGCAAGTGCGTCGTTGTGGCCCGAGCATCCAGGTTGCCGGTCAGAGTGCCGGGCAGGCCGGGATCGAGCAGGCAGCCGATGAGGCGCTGTCGCGCGTGGCCGATCAGTTGCGCAAGGTGGGCAGCTCGCCTCAAGCGATGGGTCATCTGCATGTGCTGGTGGCCGGCGATGAGGCCGACCGCCAACCCGACCGCGTCCTGTCGCTGTTCACCGAGGCCCTGGGCAGACTGTGTGGTGAGTCCGTGCCGCCGTTTACCGTGGTCAGGGTCAACGGGCTGCCCGATGGCGCCTCGATCCAGGTGGATGCGGTCGCTGTCGAGCTGGGTAACCCTGACGCGTCGAGGCAGCCATGA
- a CDS encoding DUF2955 domain-containing protein: MPIELRRLRALRLAWGTALCLAASFGLGMPVPILAPVFAVLLLAMRSQALGLRAAPVLALLVLLSCGSGLLLIPLLRHAPVSGVLLVGVGLFAVFRYALRGGNGLLANLLVVGLTMIAAAGTSDFTLALSVVEALAKGMLLAVVGCAVVHVLFPEPADAASAQAKAPESPEAVNWIALRATLIVMPAFLLALIAPDRFMPLIMKAVSLGQQADQTDARQAARELIGSTLLAGVLAILLWSALSLFVHLWMFFLWGLLFALWQARRLYAVVASRHGPAFWVSCLTTMLILLGQSVQDSVAGQDVYRAFAVRMALFLAVSLYASAMLVWIDGRRARRGKSQVQRYP; the protein is encoded by the coding sequence ATGCCTATTGAACTGCGTCGCCTGCGGGCGCTGCGCCTGGCCTGGGGCACCGCGCTGTGCCTGGCGGCGAGCTTCGGCCTGGGCATGCCGGTGCCGATCCTGGCGCCGGTGTTCGCCGTGCTGTTGCTGGCCATGCGCAGCCAGGCCCTGGGGCTGCGTGCGGCGCCGGTGCTGGCGCTGTTGGTGCTGCTCAGTTGTGGCAGCGGCCTGTTGCTGATTCCGCTGCTGCGCCATGCGCCGGTGAGCGGGGTCCTGCTGGTGGGCGTTGGCCTGTTCGCGGTGTTCCGCTATGCCTTGCGCGGCGGCAATGGGTTGTTGGCGAACTTGCTGGTGGTTGGCCTGACCATGATCGCCGCGGCAGGTACCAGCGACTTCACATTGGCCTTGTCAGTGGTCGAAGCCTTGGCCAAGGGCATGCTGCTGGCCGTTGTCGGCTGCGCCGTGGTCCATGTGTTGTTCCCTGAACCTGCGGATGCGGCCAGTGCGCAGGCCAAGGCGCCTGAAAGTCCCGAGGCAGTCAACTGGATCGCTCTGCGCGCGACGTTGATCGTCATGCCGGCGTTTCTGCTGGCATTGATCGCACCGGATCGCTTCATGCCGCTGATCATGAAGGCGGTCAGCCTCGGCCAACAGGCCGACCAGACCGATGCCCGCCAGGCTGCGCGTGAACTGATCGGCTCGACGTTGCTGGCCGGTGTGCTGGCGATCTTGCTGTGGAGTGCGCTCAGCCTGTTCGTCCACCTGTGGATGTTCTTCTTGTGGGGGCTGTTGTTCGCCCTGTGGCAGGCCCGGCGGCTCTATGCAGTGGTGGCCAGCCGGCATGGCCCGGCGTTCTGGGTCAGTTGCCTGACGACGATGCTGATCCTGCTGGGGCAATCGGTGCAGGACAGCGTGGCGGGCCAGGACGTGTACCGCGCGTTCGCAGTGCGCATGGCGCTGTTCCTGGCAGTTTCGCTGTATGCCAGTGCCATGCTGGTGTGGATCGACGGTCGGCGTGCGCGACGTGGTAAATCGCAGGTGCAGCGCTACCCTTGA
- the cycA gene encoding D-serine/D-alanine/glycine transporter encodes MNNSPLGVSPPDQQAHELQRNLSNRHIQLIAIGGAIGTGLFMGSGKTISLAGPSIIFVYMIIGFMLFFVMRAMGELLLSNLKYKSFIDFAHDLLGPWAGYFTGWTYWFCWIVTGIADVIAISAYSQFWFPDIPQWAPALGCVGLLLSLNLMTVKMFGELEFWFAMIKIVAICALVCTGFYMVATAYQSSTGSVASLANLWNDQGMFPHGVMGFFAGFQIAVFAFVGIELVGTTAAETKNPERNLPRAINSIPLRIIVFYVLALIAIMAVTPWRDVVPSKSPFVELFVLAGLPAAAGIINFVVLTSAASSANSGVFSTSRMLYGLAVDGDAPSKFSALSKRAVPSNGLIFSCTCLLGGALLIYLVPNMLEAFTLITTVSAILFMCVWSVILLSYLAYRKKRDDLHRASIYKMPGGTTMAWACLVFFAFITALLALEDDTRQALYFVPVWFVVMGLSYRSIRRKKAQAVQLSYEVD; translated from the coding sequence ATGAACAACTCGCCGCTGGGTGTCAGCCCGCCTGACCAACAAGCGCACGAACTGCAACGCAACCTCTCCAACCGTCATATCCAATTGATCGCCATTGGCGGCGCCATCGGCACGGGCCTGTTCATGGGTTCGGGCAAGACCATCAGCCTGGCCGGGCCGTCGATCATCTTCGTCTACATGATCATCGGCTTCATGCTGTTCTTCGTCATGCGGGCGATGGGCGAGCTGCTGTTATCGAACTTGAAATACAAGTCCTTCATTGATTTCGCCCACGACCTGCTCGGGCCCTGGGCCGGGTACTTCACCGGCTGGACGTACTGGTTCTGCTGGATCGTGACCGGTATCGCCGACGTCATTGCCATCTCCGCCTATTCGCAGTTCTGGTTCCCGGATATCCCGCAATGGGCGCCGGCGCTGGGCTGCGTGGGGCTGTTGCTGTCGCTCAACCTGATGACCGTGAAGATGTTCGGCGAGCTGGAGTTCTGGTTTGCCATGATCAAGATCGTGGCGATCTGCGCCTTGGTCTGCACCGGCTTCTACATGGTGGCCACGGCCTATCAGTCCTCCACCGGTAGCGTGGCGTCGCTGGCCAACCTGTGGAATGACCAGGGGATGTTCCCTCACGGTGTAATGGGCTTCTTCGCCGGCTTCCAGATCGCTGTGTTCGCCTTTGTCGGTATCGAGCTGGTCGGCACCACTGCGGCGGAAACCAAGAACCCGGAGCGCAACCTGCCACGGGCGATCAACTCGATCCCGCTGCGCATCATCGTCTTCTATGTGCTGGCCCTGATCGCCATCATGGCTGTCACGCCCTGGCGTGATGTGGTGCCGAGCAAGAGCCCATTCGTCGAGCTGTTCGTCCTGGCCGGCCTGCCGGCGGCGGCGGGGATCATCAACTTCGTGGTGCTGACCTCGGCGGCCTCGTCGGCCAACAGTGGTGTGTTCTCCACCAGCCGCATGCTCTACGGCCTGGCGGTGGACGGCGATGCACCGAGCAAGTTCAGTGCACTGTCCAAACGGGCGGTGCCGTCCAACGGCTTGATCTTCTCCTGCACCTGCCTGCTGGGCGGGGCGCTGCTGATCTACCTGGTGCCGAACATGCTTGAGGCGTTCACCTTGATCACCACGGTGTCGGCAATCCTGTTCATGTGCGTGTGGTCGGTGATCCTGCTGTCCTACCTGGCCTACCGCAAGAAGCGCGACGACCTGCACCGCGCCTCGATCTACAAGATGCCCGGCGGCACCACCATGGCCTGGGCGTGCCTGGTGTTCTTCGCCTTCATCACCGCTTTGCTGGCCCTGGAGGATGATACCCGCCAGGCGCTGTACTTCGTGCCGGTGTGGTTCGTGGTGATGGGGCTGTCCTATCGCTCGATCCGCCGCAAGAAGGCTCAGGCTGTGCAGCTTTCCTACGAAGTGGACTGA
- a CDS encoding BCCT family transporter, which produces MKISSNANPALPDGQVRTRKDTLLIVVSVVSIFLTVFALAAFPARSEQVASQLFQGATDLLAAPVLLVFLAFVVGSLFIIFSKYGNVRLGSGKPQFKTLPWVFMFICAGLSSATLYWGLVEWAFYYNTPGLNIAARSPEALDMSIAYAFFHWGFGTWACYAVGGMAMAYYYHVRKHDKLSLAGIIEVVTGFRASGPIGRLIDIIFLIGTFGGLTVTMVVTTQTFSNSLSNLTGLPNTFAMQAGIVLVITSIFSLSSYIGLEGGMQRLASMVCWGALFCALAVLVVGPTGFIVKNTVNGVGLMFSNFLHMSLFTDPAGDGEFTRNWTVFYWFWAISYTPAVSIFVARVSRGRTLKEVAAALLLGGSVSCWAIFGSLSGYGIDQLLKGVLDVPAVVANQGGEVAITQLLNGFPMSGLATAFYLFVMVIFLASHIDASAYTVAAATTRNLPEGRDPSPFLRLFWCVMLALVPLTMIANHLSLKTVKTSVILTSIPFFFLLLVMAYGFVRWLYRDYRHRSVEDIEAEARQLGGEGADVAGEVGVKWKDEAIV; this is translated from the coding sequence ATGAAAATTTCCTCAAACGCGAACCCGGCCCTCCCGGATGGCCAGGTTCGCACCCGCAAGGACACCCTGCTGATCGTGGTCAGCGTGGTGTCGATCTTCCTCACAGTGTTTGCCCTGGCCGCTTTCCCCGCGCGCTCCGAGCAGGTCGCCAGCCAGTTGTTCCAGGGCGCCACGGACTTGCTGGCGGCGCCGGTGCTGCTGGTGTTCCTGGCGTTCGTCGTAGGGTCGCTGTTCATCATCTTCAGCAAGTACGGCAACGTTCGCCTGGGCAGTGGCAAGCCGCAGTTCAAGACCCTGCCGTGGGTGTTCATGTTCATCTGTGCAGGGCTCAGTTCAGCGACCCTGTATTGGGGGCTGGTGGAGTGGGCGTTCTACTACAACACGCCGGGGCTGAACATTGCCGCGCGCAGCCCCGAGGCGTTGGACATGAGCATTGCCTACGCCTTCTTCCACTGGGGCTTCGGCACCTGGGCGTGCTATGCCGTCGGGGGCATGGCCATGGCCTATTACTACCACGTGCGCAAGCATGACAAGCTGAGCCTGGCCGGCATCATCGAGGTGGTGACCGGGTTCAGGGCCAGCGGGCCGATCGGTCGCCTGATCGACATCATCTTCTTGATTGGCACGTTCGGCGGGCTGACGGTGACCATGGTGGTGACCACCCAGACCTTCTCCAACAGCTTGTCCAACCTCACCGGCCTGCCCAATACCTTTGCGATGCAGGCGGGCATCGTGCTGGTGATCACCAGTATCTTCTCCCTGAGTTCCTACATCGGCCTGGAAGGCGGTATGCAGCGCCTGGCCAGCATGGTCTGCTGGGGCGCGCTGTTCTGCGCCCTGGCGGTGCTGGTGGTGGGGCCGACGGGGTTCATCGTCAAGAACACGGTCAACGGCGTCGGCCTGATGTTCTCCAACTTCCTGCACATGAGTTTGTTCACCGACCCGGCCGGCGACGGGGAGTTCACCCGCAACTGGACGGTGTTCTACTGGTTCTGGGCGATTTCCTATACCCCGGCCGTGTCGATCTTCGTGGCGCGCGTGTCCCGCGGGCGGACCTTGAAGGAAGTGGCTGCGGCCCTGTTGCTCGGCGGCAGTGTGAGTTGCTGGGCGATCTTCGGCAGCCTCAGTGGCTATGGCATCGACCAGTTGCTCAAGGGCGTGCTGGATGTGCCAGCCGTGGTCGCCAACCAGGGCGGTGAGGTGGCCATCACCCAGTTGCTCAATGGCTTTCCGATGTCGGGCCTGGCCACGGCGTTCTACTTGTTCGTGATGGTGATCTTCCTGGCCTCGCACATCGATGCCTCGGCTTATACCGTCGCGGCGGCCACCACCCGCAATCTGCCGGAAGGCCGCGACCCTTCGCCGTTCCTGCGCCTGTTCTGGTGCGTGATGCTGGCGCTGGTGCCGCTGACCATGATCGCCAATCACCTGTCCCTGAAAACGGTGAAGACCTCGGTCATCCTCACCTCCATTCCGTTCTTCTTCCTGCTGCTGGTGATGGCCTACGGGTTCGTCCGCTGGCTGTACCGGGACTACCGCCATCGCAGTGTCGAGGACATCGAAGCCGAGGCTCGGCAGTTGGGGGGCGAGGGTGCGGATGTAGCGGGGGAGGTGGGTGTGAAGTGGAAGGATGAAGCGATCGTCTGA
- a CDS encoding efflux transporter outer membrane subunit gives MVKRVFCCALSLVALGGCTQVGPDFKPVPTPWLDTWSTPSLGQATRPAATPDLRQWWAVFADPTLDALIAEADAHNTDLRVAGLRIAEARAQLAIAQTGRYPQVQQLRGESLYLKQDQSGTPTARDSVFWQSSLGFDIAWEVDFWGRFSRAIESADALYFASEANYADAMVLLRAQVADSYFSLRTVEARLDIAHENALRQARSLQITERLFRHGENDELDWQQARTQYLATQASIPELENQLNALRNVLCALLGRPPGPLPELASGRGQLPVPDRAILQEVPASLLQRRPDIRAAEQAVAAQSALVGVAEADLYPSLSLLGSIGWTFVSASHLPDSFQLAAGPSLIWSPFDYGRRKNAVRVEDARLQQLIELYQRDVREAAREADDAASGLVRSLQSAEVRQQASQAAQRSLDLASSQYREGFADFQRVLDAQQLLLQQQDSYLVSRGNAVGSLVTLYKALGGGWDPRRAPIDADTRQHMQQRTDWGDLLDNPVPASHDTGEPK, from the coding sequence ATGGTCAAACGTGTCTTTTGTTGCGCGCTGAGCCTGGTCGCCTTGGGCGGTTGCACCCAGGTCGGCCCGGACTTCAAACCCGTGCCCACGCCCTGGCTGGATACCTGGAGCACCCCTTCGCTGGGGCAGGCAACCCGGCCGGCGGCGACGCCAGACCTGCGCCAGTGGTGGGCGGTGTTCGCCGACCCGACGCTCGATGCACTGATCGCCGAAGCCGATGCGCACAACACCGACCTGCGCGTGGCTGGGCTGCGCATCGCCGAGGCGCGTGCGCAACTAGCCATCGCCCAGACCGGGCGCTACCCCCAGGTGCAGCAGTTGCGCGGGGAAAGCCTCTATCTGAAGCAGGACCAGTCCGGCACTCCCACCGCCCGGGACTCGGTGTTCTGGCAATCCAGCCTGGGCTTCGACATTGCCTGGGAGGTCGACTTCTGGGGGCGCTTCAGCCGCGCCATCGAATCGGCCGATGCGCTGTACTTCGCCTCCGAGGCCAACTACGCCGATGCCATGGTGCTGTTGCGCGCGCAGGTGGCGGACAGCTATTTCAGCCTGCGCACCGTCGAGGCCCGCCTGGACATCGCCCACGAGAACGCCCTGCGCCAGGCGCGCAGCCTGCAGATCACCGAACGGCTGTTCCGTCATGGCGAGAACGACGAGCTCGACTGGCAGCAGGCCCGCACCCAGTACCTGGCCACCCAGGCCAGCATCCCGGAACTTGAGAACCAGCTCAACGCCCTGCGCAACGTGCTGTGCGCACTACTGGGCCGGCCGCCCGGGCCATTGCCTGAACTGGCGAGCGGTCGCGGGCAGTTGCCGGTGCCCGACCGGGCGATCCTGCAGGAGGTGCCGGCGAGCCTGTTGCAGCGTCGTCCGGACATCCGCGCCGCCGAGCAGGCGGTGGCGGCGCAGTCGGCCCTGGTGGGCGTGGCCGAGGCCGACCTGTATCCGTCGTTGAGCCTGTTGGGCAGCATCGGCTGGACGTTCGTCTCGGCCAGCCACCTGCCTGACAGCTTCCAGCTCGCCGCCGGCCCCAGCCTGATCTGGAGCCCGTTCGACTACGGCCGGCGCAAGAATGCCGTGCGCGTGGAGGATGCGCGCCTTCAGCAGTTGATCGAGTTGTACCAGCGGGATGTACGCGAGGCCGCCCGGGAGGCCGATGACGCAGCCAGCGGGCTGGTGCGCTCGTTGCAAAGTGCCGAGGTTCGCCAGCAAGCCTCCCAGGCCGCGCAACGCTCGTTGGACCTGGCCTCCTCGCAGTACCGCGAAGGCTTCGCCGATTTTCAGCGGGTGCTCGATGCCCAGCAACTGTTGCTGCAACAGCAGGACAGCTATCTGGTCAGCCGCGGCAATGCGGTCGGCAGCCTGGTGACCCTGTACAAAGCCCTCGGCGGTGGCTGGGACCCGCGCCGCGCTCCCATCGACGCTGACACCCGCCAACACATGCAACAACGCACCGACTGGGGGGATCTGCTCGACAACCCCGTCCCAGCCAGCCACGACACAGGTGAGCCGAAATGA
- a CDS encoding M20 family metallopeptidase — translation MNACEQAIELTRKLVAFDTTNPPGNEQPCAAFLAQLLIEAGFAVTLHELSPGRASLVAYLGNGQGRPLCFTGHLDTVPLGKAPWSVDPFAGEIREGRLYGRGSSDMKAGVAAFISAALQERALIAQRAGVVLVLTASEETGCQGAAALVRDGVDQHRAGAIIVGEMTANYPLIGHKGALWLKLTARGKSAHGSMPEQGDNALYKVGRALGKIEQYQVASPPHPVLGATSISAGTLHAGSSINVVPDLAELCVDIRSLPGTSHADARAALLDTLQPDITQVDAVLDLPAVFTDLGDPWIATVYRLTEQETGVRPEPRGASYFTDACALQHAHPGVPIVILGPGTPHMAHQTDEYCEVARIEEAVRLYRRLIVDWCEEGT, via the coding sequence ATGAACGCCTGCGAACAGGCGATCGAGCTGACCCGCAAGCTCGTGGCCTTCGACACGACCAATCCGCCGGGCAATGAGCAACCTTGTGCCGCGTTCCTGGCCCAGTTGCTGATCGAGGCGGGCTTTGCCGTCACTCTGCACGAGCTGTCGCCGGGGCGCGCCAGCCTGGTGGCCTACCTGGGGAACGGCCAGGGGCGGCCGCTGTGCTTTACCGGGCATCTGGATACCGTGCCGCTGGGCAAGGCGCCCTGGTCGGTCGACCCGTTCGCCGGGGAAATCCGCGAGGGCCGGTTGTACGGGCGCGGCAGCAGCGACATGAAGGCAGGGGTCGCGGCGTTCATCAGTGCGGCCTTGCAGGAGCGTGCGCTGATCGCTCAACGCGCAGGTGTCGTGCTGGTGCTGACCGCGAGCGAAGAGACCGGCTGCCAAGGCGCGGCGGCGTTGGTACGCGATGGCGTGGATCAGCACCGCGCCGGGGCGATCATCGTGGGTGAGATGACAGCGAACTATCCCTTGATCGGTCACAAGGGCGCGCTTTGGCTCAAGCTGACGGCCCGGGGCAAGAGCGCCCATGGCTCGATGCCCGAGCAAGGCGATAACGCCCTGTACAAAGTGGGCCGTGCCCTGGGCAAGATCGAGCAGTACCAGGTCGCCTCGCCACCCCACCCTGTGCTGGGCGCGACCAGCATCAGCGCCGGGACGTTGCACGCGGGCAGCAGCATCAACGTGGTGCCGGACCTGGCAGAGCTGTGCGTCGACATTCGCAGCTTGCCCGGCACTTCCCATGCCGATGCCCGTGCCGCGTTGCTGGACACCTTGCAGCCGGATATCACCCAGGTCGACGCGGTGCTGGATCTGCCGGCTGTCTTCACCGACCTCGGCGATCCCTGGATCGCGACGGTCTACCGCCTCACCGAACAGGAGACCGGCGTACGCCCCGAACCGCGGGGCGCGAGCTACTTCACCGACGCCTGCGCGTTGCAGCACGCCCACCCGGGTGTGCCCATCGTGATCCTCGGCCCAGGCACGCCGCACATGGCGCACCAGACCGACGAGTATTGCGAAGTCGCCCGCATCGAGGAGGCCGTGCGCCTGTATCGGCGCTTGATCGTCGATTGGTGTGAGGAGGGCACCTGA
- a CDS encoding LysR family transcriptional regulator gives MRVQDADLKSLRIFETVVKCGGFSAAQPALNISVSAISEQMSLLETRLGVRLCERGRSGFRLTDEGQVLYEAAQRMLTAVETFSMEAATLRRQLSGALRVGVIDATLTDPSSPLTLAIRRFGQMAPQVHLQIHIDTPNALEQRVMDGRLHLAVGPFPSRLPGLDYTPLYTEAHGLFCSRTDPLFEQDDASITPLLLSQARLAARTFLGRFDLDQLQVERAAGSVDNVEARAMMIISGQYIGFLPLHYAQPWVDKGEIRRLCPGQFASDLCVDVILRHGISPPRTVEAFQQQLLECAGLNPSGAMLRELPKSTS, from the coding sequence ATGCGCGTGCAGGATGCGGACCTCAAGTCCCTGAGGATCTTCGAGACAGTGGTCAAGTGTGGCGGGTTCTCCGCCGCGCAGCCGGCGCTGAACATCAGCGTGTCGGCGATCAGCGAGCAGATGAGCCTGCTGGAGACCCGCCTGGGCGTGAGGCTCTGCGAGCGCGGTCGCTCGGGGTTTCGCCTGACCGATGAGGGCCAGGTGCTGTACGAGGCGGCGCAGCGCATGCTGACGGCGGTCGAGACGTTCTCCATGGAAGCCGCCACCCTGCGCCGGCAGTTGAGCGGGGCACTGCGGGTGGGGGTGATCGATGCCACCCTGACCGACCCGAGCAGCCCACTGACCTTGGCCATTCGCCGGTTTGGCCAGATGGCGCCGCAGGTCCACCTGCAGATCCACATCGACACCCCCAATGCGCTGGAACAGCGGGTCATGGACGGTCGCCTGCACCTGGCGGTCGGCCCGTTCCCCAGCCGCTTGCCGGGGCTGGACTACACGCCGTTGTACACCGAAGCCCACGGGCTGTTCTGTTCGCGCACCGACCCGCTGTTCGAGCAGGACGACGCCAGCATCACGCCGTTGTTGCTGAGCCAGGCGCGGCTGGCTGCGCGCACCTTCCTTGGCCGCTTCGACCTGGATCAACTCCAGGTGGAGCGGGCCGCTGGCAGCGTGGACAACGTCGAGGCGCGGGCGATGATGATCATCTCTGGCCAATACATCGGTTTCCTGCCGCTGCACTACGCCCAGCCCTGGGTCGACAAGGGCGAAATACGCAGGCTGTGTCCTGGGCAGTTCGCCTCTGATCTGTGCGTTGACGTCATCCTGCGCCATGGCATCAGCCCGCCGCGCACCGTCGAGGCCTTCCAACAGCAATTGCTCGAATGCGCGGGGTTGAACCCATCGGGGGCGATGCTTCGGGAATTGCCGAAGTCAACTTCTTGA
- a CDS encoding HlyD family secretion protein, which produces MSDAPAPSPTPAKPDRGMRWILLLIAVSLLWYLLADRFTPYTQQARLQAYVVPVSAEVAGQVKRVAVGNNQEVRKGEVLFELDQAQYRIALARAEAELDTVRRQIGAHTAGIDAAQASLAAAQANERKARQDAERLTRLYQEDPGTVSVRRLEGAQASREQASSQVAAARAEVERAREQQGGQEADNAQVRSALANVEKARLDLARTEVRADANGLITDLRTDVGHYVGAGSPVMTLIPIHDLWISADMTENNLGHLRPGTPVLVVLDALPGELLRGRVRSIGYGVSVGQSPPPGSLPQIQNSREWLRSAQRFPVIVELERDDRLSVSNLRVGGQAEIMALPGEGNPLNLLGRVFMWVMSWLSYAY; this is translated from the coding sequence ATGAGCGATGCCCCAGCCCCTTCGCCCACACCCGCCAAGCCCGACCGGGGCATGCGTTGGATACTGCTGTTGATCGCCGTGAGTCTGCTCTGGTACCTGCTCGCCGACCGTTTCACCCCTTACACCCAGCAGGCCCGGCTGCAGGCCTATGTAGTGCCGGTCAGTGCCGAGGTGGCCGGGCAGGTGAAGCGGGTGGCGGTGGGCAACAACCAGGAGGTGCGCAAGGGCGAGGTGCTGTTCGAGCTGGACCAGGCGCAATACCGCATCGCCCTGGCCCGGGCCGAGGCCGAACTCGACACGGTGCGCCGTCAGATCGGTGCCCATACCGCCGGTATCGATGCCGCCCAGGCTTCGCTGGCCGCCGCCCAGGCCAATGAACGCAAGGCGCGCCAGGACGCCGAGCGCCTGACGCGCCTGTACCAGGAGGACCCTGGCACGGTGTCCGTGCGGCGCCTGGAAGGGGCTCAGGCCAGCCGGGAGCAGGCCAGCAGCCAAGTGGCCGCAGCCCGCGCCGAAGTCGAGCGCGCGCGCGAACAGCAGGGCGGGCAGGAGGCGGACAACGCCCAGGTGCGCAGCGCACTGGCCAACGTCGAGAAGGCCCGGTTGGACCTGGCCCGCACCGAAGTGCGCGCCGATGCCAATGGCTTGATCACCGACCTGCGCACCGATGTCGGCCACTATGTCGGCGCCGGCAGCCCGGTGATGACCCTGATCCCCATCCACGACCTGTGGATCAGCGCCGACATGACCGAAAACAACCTGGGCCACCTGCGCCCAGGCACGCCGGTGCTGGTGGTGCTCGATGCCTTGCCCGGCGAGTTGTTGCGCGGGCGGGTGCGCAGCATCGGCTATGGCGTAAGCGTTGGCCAGAGCCCGCCGCCAGGCTCGCTGCCCCAGATACAGAACAGCCGCGAGTGGCTGCGTTCAGCGCAACGTTTTCCGGTGATCGTCGAGCTGGAGCGCGATGATCGGCTGAGCGTGAGCAACCTGCGGGTTGGCGGCCAGGCCGAGATCATGGCGCTGCCGGGGGAGGGCAACCCGCTGAACCTGCTGGGCCGGGTATTCATGTGGGTGATGAGCTGGTTGTCCTATGCCTATTGA